In Aspergillus fumigatus Af293 chromosome 2, whole genome shotgun sequence, a genomic segment contains:
- a CDS encoding DUF1295 domain protein produces the protein MAIPLPQVHSVVDCASFNRTVLPFLSQLTTLPAQLQVAASTKDVDSLKDIYLSTNPFISALGFTLVLWVLFAVAAEFNRNYSQVDRFWSILPSVYTVHFVAWARLWGIKNQSLDTIALITLLWGIRLTFNYWRKGGYQIGSEDYRWEIVKSHINNRFFLFLFNVTFISLIQPLLLLLVTAPTYNFILLSRLPGAEPFGLPDLAFSRLAFFFLIIEYFADQQQWNFQSAKKEYQKTARIPDQYKGQFTPEDLERGFVVSGLWSLSRHPNFVAEQAIWLTLYLWNCYRTGSYIQWTGLGILGYMLIFQSSTRLTESISAGKYPEYSEYQARVGRFIPRFSVKPKYNGSKKKTSRSKTESAGTATQEGKKSQ, from the exons ATGGCGATTCCGCTTCCTCAAGTTCACTCTGTTGTGGACTGTGCTTCTTTCAACCGGACCGTGCTGCCCTTCCTGTCTCAGTTGACAACGCTTCCTGCGCAGCTGCAAGTGGCCGCCTCAACAAAAGATGTGGACTCTTTGAAAGATATCTATCTTTCGACAAACCCGTTTATATCGGCGCTCGGGTTCACTTTGGTTTTGTGGGTGCTCTTCGCTGTGGCAGCGGAATTCAACCGCAACTATTCGCAGGTTGATCGGTTTTGGAGTATCCTGCCGTCTGTGTATACTGTGCACTTTGTCGCTTGGGCGCGCCTGTGGGGTATCAAGAATCAGAGCTTGGATACCATCGCTCTCATCACTTTGCTCTGGGGT ATCCGACTGACGTTCAACTACTGGCGCAAGGGAGGGTACCAGATCGGTTCTGAGGACTACCGCTGGGAGATCGTGAAGTCTCATATTAACaaccgcttcttcctcttcctgttcaaCGTTACCTTTATCAGCCTCATTCAGCCgttgctgcttctgctcgTGACGGCGCCTACCTAcaacttcattctcctctcgCGCCTCCCTGGAGCTGAACCGTTCGGTCTCCCCGACCTTGCCTTCTCGCGCcttgcattcttcttcctcatcatcgaaTACTTCGCcgaccagcagcaatggaACTTCCAAAGCGCAAAGAAGGAGTACCAGAAGACAGCTCGCATCCCTGATCAGTACAAGGGCCAATTCACTCCCGAGGACCTGGAGCGCGGCTTCGTCGTTAGCGGCCTCTGGTCACTGTCCCGTCACCCGAATTTTGTCGCAGAGCAAGCCATCTGGCTTACTCTGTACCTGTGGAACTGCTACCGCACCGGCAGCTACATCCAGTGGACTGGTCTGGGCATTTTGGGCTACATGCTCATTTTCCAGTCAAGCACCCGGCTCACCGAGTCGATCAGTGCAGGCAAGTACCCTGAGTACAGCGAGTATCAGGCGCGTGTCGGCCGCTTCATTCCTCGCTTTTCTGTCAAGCCCAAGTACAATGGCAGTAAGAAGAAGACCTCTCGGTCCAAGACTGAGTCGGCAGGCACTGCGACGCAGGAGGGCAAGAAAAGTCAGTGA